Proteins encoded in a region of the Oscillospiraceae bacterium MB24-C1 genome:
- a CDS encoding response regulator transcription factor, whose amino-acid sequence MEEKKRILIVEDDQIIRNVIATTLTANGYSIYTTGSGLEACSIIMNRKPDLVILDIGLPDIDGFEIIRQVRSWSTMPVVVVSARVHELDKIEALDMGADDYLTKPFGTGELLARVRTALRHAQAGQPQSDKNGMLYRNGGLSIDFEKRFITVDNVQVHLTQTEYKIISLLAQNSGRVLTYETIMKELRGDTSKWDTQTLRVNMANIRRKIEKNPARPAYIFTEVSVGYRMAESEI is encoded by the coding sequence ATGGAGGAGAAGAAGCGAATTCTGATTGTTGAGGACGATCAAATTATCCGCAACGTGATTGCGACCACATTGACTGCAAATGGTTACTCGATATACACCACCGGAAGCGGACTTGAAGCTTGCTCGATCATCATGAACCGGAAGCCTGATTTGGTCATCCTCGATATCGGACTGCCGGATATCGACGGGTTTGAAATCATCCGACAGGTGCGTTCCTGGAGTACAATGCCGGTGGTTGTTGTATCTGCGCGCGTACACGAGCTCGACAAGATCGAGGCGCTGGATATGGGCGCAGATGATTACCTGACAAAGCCCTTTGGAACCGGCGAGCTGCTTGCACGGGTGCGCACCGCATTACGTCACGCGCAAGCCGGACAGCCCCAGAGTGACAAAAATGGCATGCTCTACCGCAATGGCGGCCTGAGCATCGATTTTGAAAAGCGTTTTATAACGGTGGACAATGTCCAAGTCCACCTTACACAGACCGAATACAAGATCATATCTCTGCTCGCACAGAATTCTGGCAGAGTGCTCACCTACGAAACGATCATGAAGGAGCTGCGAGGCGACACTTCAAAATGGGACACCCAAACGCTGCGCGTGAATATGGCAAACATCCGCAGGAAGATTGAAAAAAATCCGGCGCGCCCCGCTTATATCTTCACTGAGGTCAGCGTCGGTTACCGAATGGCGGAAAGCGAGATCTAA
- a CDS encoding GNAT family N-acetyltransferase — translation MVYFNQLDNVDIETIYKTFLSAFNDYTVAVNLPYLQFKHMLKRKGYNPQISVGAFEHNQLVGFVLNGYRNWNGKTTAYDLGTGVIANFRKQGITTNLLQIAKKQFYDAGIEQYLLEVITSNTAAVQLYKKSGFTVQREFQCYELERADHTQGALYTVDHVSKLDWEQVKDFWDFKPSWQNSIESVEALSENFIYSIVCKNNTIVGYGIIDKETGDIPQIAVNKSWRQKGIGSSLIADLLQNTDAHKIKLLNVQCQSDSIKHFLFKIGFKYSVRQYEMLLKL, via the coding sequence ATGGTATATTTCAACCAGTTAGATAACGTAGATATTGAAACTATCTACAAAACGTTTTTAAGTGCGTTTAATGATTATACCGTAGCCGTAAATTTGCCATATTTGCAATTTAAACACATGCTTAAACGTAAAGGGTATAACCCTCAAATATCGGTTGGTGCTTTTGAGCATAATCAGTTGGTAGGCTTTGTTTTAAATGGCTATCGCAACTGGAATGGAAAAACGACTGCTTATGACTTAGGGACCGGTGTTATTGCAAATTTTAGAAAACAAGGTATAACAACCAACCTATTACAAATTGCAAAAAAGCAATTTTATGATGCAGGGATTGAGCAGTATTTACTGGAAGTAATCACATCAAATACGGCTGCCGTGCAACTTTATAAAAAGAGTGGCTTTACGGTTCAACGAGAGTTTCAATGCTATGAGTTGGAACGTGCAGATCATACTCAAGGTGCGCTTTATACTGTTGACCATGTATCAAAACTGGATTGGGAACAGGTGAAAGATTTTTGGGACTTTAAACCTTCTTGGCAAAATTCTATTGAATCGGTTGAAGCCTTATCTGAAAACTTTATCTATTCTATCGTTTGCAAAAACAATACCATTGTTGGCTATGGAATTATTGATAAAGAGACAGGTGACATCCCTCAGATAGCAGTAAATAAAAGCTGGCGACAAAAAGGCATTGGTAGCAGTCTGATTGCTGATCTATTACAAAATACAGATGCACATAAAATAAAGCTTCTCAATGTCCAATGCCAGTCAGATTCGATTAAACACTTTCTTTTTAAAATAGGATTTAAATATAG